agatgtcTGCGGAATCCCGCTCTATAAAAAGGCCAGACCACCGCGCCGTCCCTTCTCTTCTGCCTCTGcgtttcatctctctctctctctctctaaaagtcCAAAGCTTCGACCTTGTTGGCGTTTGGCGACAGAGacagatttcttcttcttcttcttcgacgcCCCTTCGTCCACCAATTCTGTTCAATCAACTCGTCTTCGTCCGCCACGGCTgaccttcttcctcctcaaacTGCATTCTTTCCGAGGTCGctcgagggggaaaaaaaaaggtaagagcTGCTTTTCGGCTGTTGGTGATTTGTTGCATCATGCACGTCTCTTGACGACCGTATCGACGGAAAAAGATCGTTTCTTTAAAACTCGCGTTGCAGTGCGAAACAGAGTCCGCGGCTGGAATTTCGCTTGATGAACGTTCTTGATACGGCAAAATCGAATCTTTTAGTGTCAGCCGCGGTTTATGATGACGATACATGCATGGAAAGTCTTTCCATTTCGACCCGCAGTGAGTTTCGGCGACAGTTTCTTCAGCTTTCGATTTCaaggtttttgtttttatgcCTGCTCGGTTCGTCTAGGACCATATGATAGCGGTCCCGTAATTTTTAACGCCGTATAGTTTTCGACGACGCgattttcttgattattttAGAGCACTGAAAAGCTTTTCTGCTAGTTTCGGCTTTGAAAGAGCTGTACTTGCTGAAAAGATAGCGACTTTGAGGACCCCATTTGTTTATTTCGTTCATAAGTTATAGTTTACGAATAACAGTTAATTGATTGTCGGTTGATGTAATCCCGGTGGATGATGTTGATGTCTGGAAACGGGTATCAAGCACACTCTTTCGAATGCAAAACCGTGAAACGGGTCCTAATCACTTTCTTTCTATGTGAACTGTTGAATAAAAGTTTTGATGTACTCCAGCTTACCTCTTGATTGGCCCAGAAACTTCTGTAAGTAGTTGACAGTCTTGAATTGTTTCAGCCTATGTAGTTTGAATTGAAAGTGGGCAAGAAGGTAGATGTTGCgttcattttcttgtttatttttcccccattttttgTGCCCGGTGGCATCTGATGGTCGTTTTCTGTAGTTGTACTGTCCTTTTTCGCGGCAGCGATATAAACCCTGTCAATTTCCTGATGGGTCACACTATTATGCATCTGTCAAAGTGATTAAAGAGATTTATACATggtatttcatgttttttctaattttcgatCTAGCCCTTTAGCGGCCTAgatcgaaaatgattttcttttgtggGATATGAGATGgtgtgaaaatgattttcttttgcgggatttcctttttctatgcATGTTTTTTAAGAAGTTTGGCCTATGTTCCATGTGCATTGTCTCCGTAGGAATTTGTGACTGCACCATAATGGTCCCCTATTGTCTTCTCAATAACAGTTGTGACAAACTGGAAGAGTTCTTTGAGAATTATAAATTCTCGGATCGTCTTGCTGATGATTACACGTACCGTTGATTACTCTCTTGAGAGCGTGAAGTCTGTATAAAGTAAATTTGGGATAGAAACATTGAGATTTTGTCTGTGTTGTTTTTCACTTACTGCCACATGGTGCAAATACTGCGTGCCATCTTTTCTCTTTCTGCATTTTTGTCTCTTCAATTTGTCATATGAAAGTGTCATGCAAAAATTTCGGACTGATTGTTGCATATGAGTATAGATATCCAGCACCAAAGTCATCAGTGTTTGCATATTCGGTTGCCCTTTTCCGTGTCTACATCTGCAAAATGGGTTCTTTACCTCCTGCTGCTGGACAAAGTTTCCAGGGCTAAAATAATTCAACAGGCTCAAACTTCAGATGCTAACATAGTGATTTTCGTTTGCAGTGACCTTCAGGAAGGGATTGAGCGCGCGGGATCTAGAAGATAGTTGCTTTTCTCAAACGTTTCGATGAATTATCCACTATAGATGCAGCGCTTTGGAAATGAGAAGGTATTTTTGGCATAAAAGCTACCTGTCTCGTTTCGTGTTAATTATAGTTTTCTTGCTGAATGTTCGTGTTTTATTTTCATGACCAGATCTCAGGAACTCAGCACTTAATGGACTGCACTCCCAATAGCAGTGATAAGAGAACTCTGAAGAGGTGGTTTTTCATCGACAAGAGGGTCGGATAAAGCATATTCCATTATAGATTATAAGTCACTCTTAAAAGCGCAATTACCGGAAACTGACAGCTCAATCAATACGATCCATTGTCCTGTAGTGCTTGTGTTCTTGATTCAATGGAACTTAAGTCTACTCATTCATCTCCTGTTCTTGCCGATCCTGCACCCATTAACAAGACAAGACTAGGCATTCTTTCCACCTTGTCCTCTAGCAAATGCATCCCGGTACCGAGGAGAAAGCCAGGAAAGCTCGATGAGGCTCTCTCTAATGGTTGGCTAGATGCAATGAAAGCCTCGTCTCCTCCTCGTAAAAAGCTCATAAAAGGTTATTCCGTTGAAGTTGCTTTAGATGATGCTGAGACTGCCTATTGCTCTTGGAAGGTATTCTATTCAATACTCCTAAGATTTCTAAGGACTAAATTATGCCATTTGCTCTAATCCATGCTGTTTAATTGCAATTTCTCTGGATTGCACAGATTAAGCATCCATCAGCACTCAAGTCAATGCAGCAGATCACGAAGCGGGCTAAGAATAAGAAGATAGCCATTTTTTTGGATTATGATGGGACTCTTTCGCCAATTGTAGACAACCCTGATGATGCGCTGATGTCTAGTGAAGTAAGAATAACTTTTTTTAAGAACAGAAGCCCTTCGTTTCTCGGTATTCCATAGTTAtttattttaagaatttgtcAATACATTTTCAGATGCGTTTGGCCGTGAAAAACGTTGCAGAGTTCTTCCCAACTACCATTATTAGCGGGCGGAGTCGTGACAAGGTATTTGGAGGACTCCGCTTTGGAGGGTGCTCGGAACATTATAAGCCTTTAATGCACCTTTCAACTTTCACTTCTCGATTGATAGTCCGAAGATGTCGGGCCCGATTCACATcggtttaatttctttttaggtACATAAGTTGGTAGGACTGACTGAACTTTATTATGCTGGAAGCCACGGGATGGATATTATGGGTCCTGTGGGCGTTACCGCATCCATTGACCATCATGGCTGTGTCAAATTAACCGACAGACAGGTATTTGAAGATCTACTGGAGAATGTATGTATTTGATTCTCCTGGGGGAATAAATTTAATGTCGATGCTTCAACATTTTAGAGATGTTTGTTCTTACTATTTACAGGGTGAGGAATCAAAGCAGTACCAGCCCGCTGGAGAATTTTTACAGATGATTGACAAGGTGCGCGATCGCTCTgccttcaatttcttttttacggTACGGTATCTGTATATATATGATAAGTGGATTTTGAGGAGATTGATTCTTGACCTGGGCATGCAGGTTTTTAGAACCCTCGTCGAGAAGACGAAGGGAATCAGAGGCACAATAGTTGAGAACAACAAGTTCTGTGCCTCAGTACATTACCGAAATGTAGACGAGAAGGTCAGGGCTCAGGACTTGCTGCAGTTTGTAACTTCCTAAGGGGGATGCAGTGATGTTCGATCAGCTTAACTTCCGAGTCTCCTTTTAATGGCTTGCTCTCTGATTTCAGAATTGGCGCACTATTGCTCGATTGGTACACAATCTGTTGAAAGACTACCCGCATCTGCAAATAACTCACGGACGGAAGGTGCAGTTCTTGTCTCGATCCCAGCACGTTCATCTGCGAACCGTGACTTCCTTTCGTTAAGCGGCTCTCAGTAATTTGTTGCGCATGCTTCTCTTTGGCTATCCAGGTATTAGAAATCCGTCCTGTGGTGGACTGGGATAAGGGAAAAGCGGTCGAGTTTCTGCTCGATTCTCTCGGTATATTTCCTTTCCGGCCTTAACTCTCTTCTTTTGCGGCACATAAGTGGACACGCGCGCTATGCTGCTACAAATTACCTTGCTTTCACGTCGGCACAGGTTTCACTAATCAAGCCGACGTGCTCCCGATCTACATCGGAGATGACAGAACTGATGAAGATGCATTTAAGGTACTCCGCACATGCGATGTTGAATCGTTTTTCCTCCCCCTTTTTCTTCCTTGAAGCAAGCATGCAAATGATTTGGCCAATTTGGTGATCTACGTCAGATGCTGGGCAAAAAGAAATGTGGCGTTGGGATTTTGGTATCTTCAGTCCCCAAAGAAACAAAGGCATTTTACTCTCTAAGGGACCCATCCGAGGTGCGAATTCTAGTCCATCTTTCGAAACTACTTGTCGCCTCGAAACTTTTGGTCCCGTTTTTTTTCAGAAGCATATGCTGATATACGACGTATGTGTTGGAATCGAATGTAGGTGATGGAATTTCTGAAGTCTCTCGTGGCGTGGAAGAAGATGGAGGACGCGTGAAGGATGTGAAATTGTAGAACTTAGTGTCATAAGGCTAGGAGATTCGAATTGGATGCTGTCTATGCTTCTAATAGATCACGGCCGGCGCGGTCGAAATCGGagcgaaattttttttgcttttcgtATCTCGGCCATTTGGTCCGTGTAGTTTCTAATGTTCCTATGCTATGTGTAGTGTAGGGGTAACATGTGTTGTTCAGCATGGTTGCGCTTATGAAACGACACTCAACTTTTATACTCAAGAACAACTTGTTAAATGACTAGACATAGCTGTCGACCAAGGATTTCCTCATCTCATCCACAATAGCACCGGGTTGCGCTAACCTCAACCTTGAAAACAGTCTTGACGACGAATAGTTTGGTCGGATGCGGTGTCCGAACCTCAAAATGCTATTTAGTCATTCACGGTCATATTCGCCGCGATTACTTCGCTGTCTTGGTTCACGGCTCCGGCCACCAAAGGAACCTAGAGGAGGGTCGAGAGCTCATCCAACTCTTCAATGGATGATGTGTCTGGATGAACCTGGGAACTTGATAACGCTAATGTCTATTAGCGTTATTAGCGTCCTTTCGGTATCAATAAGCTAGTTGGTTGTTTATTTGTTGGTTTGTATTTGTTAAAGTCCGGGTTTGTCCTAACCTAatttagaaaagaaattgaCGAGAAATGTGTTAAAATGTGGTGCGGGAACGAAACAACCAAGTAATTGAAAGCGTTTAAATAAAGGTATGGGAAATAAATACCCGATACACGTCGGGCAGAGAATATACATGGCAGTGTTATAAGCCCCACGACATGATCCAAAGATCAATTCaagttcaatttcttttctaaaGGATTGATTTTCCTAGACCAAACTAGATGTGTACAGTAAACCTCCTAAACTGAAGGGATGTTAAATAAACGAAAGAAGTTAATTTTAACTCTGAAacccgaatttttttattttttatttttgatatgttcttactttttcttttttctatctaAAAACAGGACCCGGTGAAGACCGAAATGGTCTAATTGACTTGGTCCCGGTCGGACTGGGCTCGACACATGAGCCCGATCCGCACTATGGCCCAGCCCCCTAAAACCAAAGATAAAAGGGGAATCCTAATTTATACAAGGCGGGCCCTAATATTGTTGTCACGGTCCCACTTCACCTAATTGATTCGAGCCTGCCTGGAAAAACAaaagtcaaacaaaaaaaaaaaaaagttaccaaaGTTCACGAGCAATTATTAAAATTACTTTTGTGCAGATGGCATTCAGCTACCCATCGTCCTTGGACAAACGTACATGAATGTCTCCTATTAAGTGATTTAGCCCCTTCTCCGGTGAATCTCGATTActccttttgaaatttcaaaatcgcTTCCGACTTGCTCTAATTTGTCAATTAGATGCAATTTcatggcatgtctaaaataaataCCAATTGCAATGAGGCCAACTGAACGCCGTAGAGATAGAGACTTTGGATCCATATGTTacgcggaaaatgaatgatttgaaaaaaaaaaatcctaaaatcgctttttattgcttaaaaaaatggatgaaaaaaaaaacatcatcatccacaaaaaaaaaagcataaattgGTGTTGGTAACGAAAGCATTAATTATCAAGTATTTATTTTAAGCTTACATACAATCATTTTTTAAGAAGATGTTttccgaatcattcattttttacgaaatcgATGAATCATAAGGATTGCAAATTCACATTGTGATACCTTAATCCGAGAATCATCACATAATCCATTATTTATTAGCAGTGAACATTTACTCATTTATTGTTCTACTCCTTTATATATTGACCTCCAGTCGTGTCGTAAGCTCAAGTGTGGCACTCAAGAATACAATGAATTTGAGCATTTTCGAAccccaattttccttttctttttcttttgtcatgaaatttttttttatcacttaaatgtcatgaTGCAACTTCACTGGTTAAATTGAGGGATTAGCAAGCCCTTAACCCTAAACCCTCTCTTTTTGcctttctcttgttcttttaaCCCAACTTTTTTCATTTAGGGTTTCTTGTGTAGGAAGGAAAGGGAACTAAACTTATTGATTATAGCTTATGCTAGTTATGAACGTGGTGGAGACATAATTAATGAAGAgtgaaattaaaagaattaatatATCAAGAACTCGAAATGGACAATCTTTAATTGCATGGGAAGCAAAGCCGACACCACTAGGTTAGGACATTGATGAAAGATGTCTAGGGTTGATCATTTTCCACGCAAAGCACACGTTCTTGCTCTTCTTTATTCGTTATCACCGAGATTTTGCAAGGTGTGATTAATGTTTAGGATCAATTTGGGGGTGGTTCCTTTGTCGCTGAAATTATGTAAGTTGGAGTTCTTTTCCTAACTCCTTGACTTTAGGAGCGATTAAGGCAATTTCTTTTGTCCATCTACCCTCGAAATCCCAATTGAGTTTTGTTCTAAAAGTCTGCCTTTAGTTGTCCGTGTTTAGATTGTGATAACATAGGATAAGGTTGTATTAGAAATTCTCCAAATATCCTCCAGATCGTGAAAATCTCACCACATATATGGTGCAATTTCGAGATAAGATAGATatttatgaaaatctcaattgCATGGCACGGTCTTCCCAATATCCAGATCCTGTTCTCCGTCCTTAAACGCGACTTACGAACGGTAGTTGGATCTCTCTGAGTGTTTAGGATTCGAACTtccgagatttgatttttttttttgtgcaattctaTATTATATTGATTTTCTTGGGTCAAAGCTGTAATGGTAGTGGTAGCTGGCTTGGCTATGTTGAAGATAGCAAAAATCCAACATTCTGGCGGCTTATATTGTACGATAAAAGGCAAGACATCCGCGTTCCTGTTCAGACAACATCATTAATTGGGAATTAATTTCATCTTAGTTAACTATTATTTTTGCCCGTTGTGGTTACTATTATTGATCCTTGGCCCACTCTTGGGAAACCCATAATTATTAAATTTCGGGCTACAATGTTTGCCgccaagcaaaagcaaaaagctTATCGAGTGAATGCTGTCTCACGAATTGATTAACAAAGCTGGTTTTTAGGCGTCAGGTATGGAGGTTGATTGAGCCTATTGCTTGATCCTATCCCTACATTAGTAGGTCCTAAATGTACATTTACCTTTTTCTCCAAGTATTTCCAGGGAAACCATCAAAGGAAAGTATCGCCACGTACAACTCGACCAATCACTGCGATCATTTCATAGCTCTTTGTTGCAGCCAAACACCCTTCGTGATCGTGCCAGGGTGAAGTAGTAAGTGAGAAAAGGAGAGTGCAAGATGATGGAGGAAAGTATGGAAAAtgttataaatcttttgtattggtattaattcggtcataaacatCTCAATTGGACATGAGCTGTCCCGCAATAAAGCCCGTCGTTGCAATTTATTTCTAAGTTTTTTCACATTGATATCAATAGAATCCATCAGGCCG
This sequence is a window from Rhodamnia argentea isolate NSW1041297 chromosome 3, ASM2092103v1, whole genome shotgun sequence. Protein-coding genes within it:
- the LOC115746491 gene encoding probable trehalose-phosphate phosphatase F — encoded protein: MELKSTHSSPVLADPAPINKTRLGILSTLSSSKCIPVPRRKPGKLDEALSNGWLDAMKASSPPRKKLIKGYSVEVALDDAETAYCSWKIKHPSALKSMQQITKRAKNKKIAIFLDYDGTLSPIVDNPDDALMSSEMRLAVKNVAEFFPTTIISGRSRDKVHKLVGLTELYYAGSHGMDIMGPVGVTASIDHHGCVKLTDRQGEESKQYQPAGEFLQMIDKVFRTLVEKTKGIRGTIVENNKFCASVHYRNVDEKNWRTIARLVHNLLKDYPHLQITHGRKVLEIRPVVDWDKGKAVEFLLDSLGFTNQADVLPIYIGDDRTDEDAFKMLGKKKCGVGILVSSVPKETKAFYSLRDPSEVMEFLKSLVAWKKMEDA